TACAAAAGACGACTGAATCCGATGAAGATTGCTTACATATTCCTTTATGAGGAAATCAAGTCGGCATAGTTCCTGAACAACATACAAAAATTGATATTTGTTTTTTCAATTACAAGAGAAAGGGGGAGAGACACTAAACCCTacatgggttgcctacgtatccctctgtgggaagtcaggttgaacgtagttctgTTACATAAAAAACCTAACTCTATTTATCTACagacataatatctcttgattgtGTCTGAGCTGATAGGCTTCGTGCTAACTCTTCCATCTATTTCTGCTAAGATTAGAGCTCCACCAGACAGTGTTCAGGGAACaacgtaaggaccttgccagtttggTGCAAACTTCCCTTTAGCTTCTTCTTTGAtggggaaagattttctttaGAACCAACTGCCCCAGTATGAATTGGCAAGGCATCACTCTTTTGTTAAATGCACTGGCCATCCTGTTCTGATATAGCTATCCATGACACACAACATCCATTCTTTTCTCATCAATGAGCATGAGTTGGTATTGCCTAAACCTATATCCACTCTGGATCGTCCAGTTTTGCTTCTTGAATGACTCTTAAGGACGGTATCTCGACTTCtacgggtatcactgcttcagtgtcGTATACCAACATGTATGGCATTGCCCCGGTAGAATTTCTCATGGTAGTCAGGTAACCtaataaagcaaaaggtaacttctTATGCCATTGTctgtgattgtccactatctttcgCAGAATcatcttgatattcttattagcTACCTCGACTGCCCCATTTATTTGTGGTCCGTAGGTTATAGAATTGTGGTGGATGATTCTGAACTTCACGCAGATATCCCTCATGAGGTCGCAATTGAGGTTAGtggcattgtcagtgatgataAACTCTGGTATCCCAAATCTGCAAATGATGTTGTTCCAAACAAAATCTGCCACTACCTTTTTTGTGACGACCTTGTAAATAGATtgctcaacccatttggtgataTAGTCGATGGCTACCAAAATGAAATGGTGTATATTTGACAATGCAGGCTCTATAGGTCCTATCACATCCGTGAATCTGGCACTGGTTACACTTCTGCACGTAGCGGATACTATCATTTTCCATAGTTTTTCAAAAGTATCTAGctctcaaaatcttcttggctaatgtgaacccgttcatgtggggtctgCACGTCCCTACATGTATTTCTTCCAATAGTCTGGTTGCTTCggcggtgtcacacctcctttttcccgagggggtAGGGGTAGGGAGTTTTtacaatttaagtgacattattcgaaatgagattatttatttaattcagagttgccacttggaataatttattgtgtcccaagtcatcggtttattttagaatcccaaatcgaggaaatttgactcttatttttggTCCGCGTACACAGAaaaccgggtaagaaattctgttaaattgggagaaggtgtgaggcactcccgagttccgtgattttagcacggtcgcttaacaattaatacttggcgtaattatctgatttattacatgttttaaacctattgtgcatttttggtcttttaaccgctttttaatatttatggaatttatttgaacaagtcgcgatgtcgcacacttgtcgttttggtacacattgcaaaccgcgccacgtgaaacacacccgcgatttacaacatgtttatttttattattatttgaagttatggtcaagtcgcgtgaaacgcgcacttgaatgggggtttacgtatcatgactatgccacaggaaccatacccatagtcacgatgatttattattaattgtGCCTAAATCAAGATACGGTgttcgaatattattcaattactaattttgatattattgtaaggtcatgaggtatgtatattgttatggaggaaatgaagtaaattaattatggaaaaagttggctagcttgtgaatgtttatttatttttggtcaTGTGCAACAATTAGCCTATAAATACGCTAGGAAAGTTTAATTAAAGTCTTACACCAATCATGGCCCAACCTAATCTCTAATAATTTTACTGCTAACCAATATTTAAAACTAGACTAAATTTATGGCAGGAATAGATAGATACAAACATGACCAATTTAGTCACTAAGATAGGAGATTAAAATGAAACTAATGCATGCTAAAATGGAAAGCCATTACTTCattgaataaataagaaaagtaatgaattaatacatattcattaATAAAATTAACCATATGAACTACTAAAAAGGACAATAAATTAATCTTAACAAATACTCAACATGAGAACAAATTAATCTTAGCACACTCAGATGCGAACTCGATCATATCATACTCAAAGTTAAATTAAAATAGAGTGACCCAAAACATTAATgagaaaaacaaaatagaaagagaagtgaacctttgtattgatgattgtggattTAAATTAAATCACTCAATGATCGGATAGCTCTCAACTGGACCCTTCGAACCACGGAAAACTCGAGCGGCAAATTTCAACTTGCAACCTCAATCGACCTTGCAAAACTGACGATTTAGTGgctatttttggagctttttttgggggggaggggggtgggAGGGGGTTAATGATGGCTCAAAAGTGGTCAAGGACTGGTGGTTTTGGGGTGGTAAAGctgctggatttttcgaaagaaagccgaagaaagaatgacacgagtaaaAATTTTcttatcctagaagaagaaaataaaattttctcaattccttcctccctattttttcttttctctctcccctctttttttcatcacatttctcttctatttatagaaaagtttttcgaaattttcagatttttattttttattttttatttttagtttctcTTCCccaaaaacatcaactagggagtgaagaccctatgtctaaaaatatcaactagggagtagagaccctatgtctaaaaattatcaactagggagtggagaccctatgttgaaaaatcatcaactagggagtggataccctatgttggaaaagagagtagggagtggagaccctatatctaaaaacatcaactagggagtggagaccctaggttggaaaatcatcaactaggaagtggagaccctatgtctaaaaacatcaactagggagtggagaccctatgttggaaaacgactagggagtggagaccctatgtctaaaataaaatcaactagggagtggagaccctatgttggaaaagcgactagggagtggagaccctatgtctaaaaattatcaactagggagtggagaccctatgtctaaaaatcatcaactagggagtggagaccctatgttagaaaacatagctagggattggagaccctatactaccatgatttgtttttctttctttttaatttcatatatttttttaagataatgagtaaaatgcgggaaagagTTTGGAGAAGACTTCCCTTTTGCAGTAGTTGCTGCAAAACTATTTCTAGCCTTTGCGTAATTtcattttggttgcacctgcttcttgcaaggttgcttttggattgcacctgtttccctattatttgtttttcaaacaaagaacaatttgtcagtttgaaacagtggttggttttgtggccttgattgtttcagtcACTTGGTCTCGGTCCTTTCAGTTGCAACTGGTTATTTCCTGAATATCGATTGTATCTCAAACCTCGGAGAACCTCTGGCTTTTTCGGACTTTGCCATGATGGTTAGTCacatgggacttaaccttttcaacttttattttgcccttgtgggcatttgactttgaaTTTCCTCTTTCAACAGCTTTTGATTTCGAAACATCGGCCAACATGGCTAGTTGGagtcaacttgatgcccttgccGAGATTgggtgccttttcttttgcatattggcttgtatcaagtgagaaccctgtaaatcagtcctgccttcccttctttgtcttagtttcagaacagagttaaaccgaaaaggattcaaagaaaagcaaacaatggaatggacaaaagaatttagacaagaggtatccctttcgggaaaaagaaagaaggacttatctggagtgtatacagacttcaatgaacatgacatgcctcttggagtagatgcctgatctgtgtaaaccgtccaacTCTTAGAAATTTATCACAACTCTTGCTTTGAGACTGAGAAACTTTGCCTAGGACTCTATCGATGCCAGtgactgtgaggatcctcttttcgatcagtgtcGCCCTTTGCGTGTTTTCACCAGctggcctctctcatttctcttctcaccatcgccttatagtgctctttgtgagttttcactaacaagactctctcattttcgaatttctttgcttaccatcgccttatggtgctcgtgaggttttcaccaataagactctcattttatttctctcattttgttgtatcagatccgagtaactgtatcctcccattttgaatctctttgttgattgatcggaaggacttgaaaaggatttgggtaaaaagaatttggattgaattacaactttggaacctttcagacaaaaccatcgccaaaccattataacatctgccccagtttcacttttgagggaatttgggtttttgttttggtgtgactgaaccccagagagaggctacctacgtattctttcggaatcaagtcgaacgtagttcaaggacgagaactttgtttttgattctcttttgttttggtttcttctatttctttttcctttccttttttctctttttttgtttttattttttatttcattttctttgtcttttttaaattttttttgtatatttctttttcttctcttttcattttttttttcatttttcattcattttatttttcaataatgacttcCGGGTTCCAatgagggtaatcaaagaatggGAGCCGACTCAAAAGAGTTTGCAAAGGGTTAAATATTTGGATAGTGTGAaagaaagccttcttcatcccaacAGGAGAACATTAATGCTCTatagaggatccaacatagtacattTTGACTGCACCTGCGTTGACAGTTATTTCAGGGATATtttcttcgatgtgtcccaagtacaacactctcttttggcagtactcttgttcaatgtatggacctttccaaccTGAAGACAATTTTCCTTTAGCTATTCcgattctttgttttatttccttaaatctatcttcattgcattctgattcttgattcattatttcgatgtctgacagcgttttaggatcggggcatgaagtctgcaagcatgccatgttattgaaatctgcatttaacataactgaaaaaagaataagagaagtgacaaaattaagaaaagagacatttctcgacaatgaaatattaatttcatttgattttgttcttcttttttttttttatttcgattgattttttttttttgaattttaaagatagatGGGTTTACaccggaaagtaagacaataaagtaaaatatccggatcacaccctgagataatccggacacagaaaggatagcaagactggctactgaGTCTCCCGTCTGATAGGAAACTTTCAGGCTTGGTGACCGTTTTTGGCTTTTCCTCTGTCTCGGCAAGGGCTGTAAGGGCCTTCAGTGCCGTATAAAATTCCTCATCTCTCCAATTTCTATTCATCAAACCCTCCGAACCACTCTGAACGGCCTGTGATGTGGTCTTaaaggcagcatgactcaagatttggcccgtttttaaaccattttcgaccatctccccaattttgatagcctcggcgAACGGATTACCCatagcagacatcatgttctggaagtagttcGCCTCTTTGGCCTGTAGGAAGACCGTAACCATTTTTgtttcgtccattggaggctttctCCTGGCGGCTTGCTCGCGTCATATGACAGCATATTCACAAAAAATTCTGCGGTTTCTTTGTCAATCTGGACACAGagttctctttttggatttttcactcttgctttttcctttttttttctacattttttttcgctctttatattttttttcgctctttgtttttttttctttcgttttctttcttctcttttctttttttttttcaatcagtttatttgatttcaatgatcgaatccgatggggattgcctacgtatcatgacgctgcatgaatcagatcttgcgtagttcggaaaagatcatgaataaagtaaacaaactaagacttttttcctttatttgtttttactCACATAAAAACAAACCACGAAAACTTCTAACAAGaaacatatttttgaaaattatttttttggaggagaatttttgaaaggaaaactTCTTTAAtagtaaagaaaatattttttgattttgatttttttttgttatgttattttaaatatatttcttttctttttttttgagaattttttaaaagaaagacttctaaagaagaaagattttttttttttgaatttcgatttttattttattttttccgaaGAAAGActactaaagaagaaaaaaaaacatatttttgattttaattttttttatttgggattttctaaggaaagacttctaaagaaggaattaaataaaaatatttttggatttttgaaaattggggacggaaccgatgaggtttgcctacgtatctcacatccggtgagaatcagacccgcgtactTCGGTTAGAAAAGCATGaccttttttttgaaaatatttggcgtatttttaaatgattttttttttcaaaatgttggcagagttttgggattttcaaataccTGCATTTTCAGAAATCGGGTAAATTTCTCTCTCTTgtctcactcttggtttttcttgattttcttttcctattaTAGAAgacggtcaacatgcaagccgaaataaaTAAATGTAAAAGTAGCACGCAacaatgcatcaggatggtcttttgatttgggtacacctgtcctagacgaacccaacccctgtgttgagtgcccaaagtcaaatgcacgtgatgcaaacaagcgtacctactagggatccggcatgaggttatgtcattctaagtttaaatcctgggtgtttgttctagacctggcttacccgagcggacagctcgagccgaggggaggggcagcataccgggaatacagaagcttcaccggctttgcaacttgtccgtacctcattctaaaattgagatatgactctaatagaaaagaagccacgcgaagcgcacgcttcccagaagatttagaagactcagagagaataGGGTTTTgtacagtttatatatagttcaaataatatcaaaacggtaaaaagcagcatttagcacattaggctcaaacacgtaaaaatcagataataaacaaaatgcaagtataacagttattctaagctcgaattctgaaccctcaaccagagattctgggttttggtctccaacagagtcgccagagctgtcacacctccttttttccgatgGGGTAAgggtagggagtttttccaatttaagtgacattattcgaaatgagattatttatttaattcagagtcgccacttggaataatttatggtgtctcaaatcaccggtttattttagaatcccaaatcaaggaaatttgactcttatttttggTCCGCGTACACAGAaaaccgggtaaggaattctgttaacctgggagaaggtgtgaggcactcccgagtttcgtggttttagcacggtcgcttaacaattaatacttggcgtaattatctgatttattacacgttttaaacctattgtgcatttttggcttttactgctttttaatatttatggaatttatttgaacaagtcgcaaTGTCgcacacttgtcgttttggtacacattgcaaaccgcaTCATGTGAAACGCACCCGCTATTtataacatgtttatttttattattatttgaagttatggtcaagtcgcgtgaaacacgcacttgaattggggttttcgtatcatgactatgccacaagAACCGTACCCACAGTCACGATGATGTATTATTAATCACGCCTAAATCAAGCTACGGTGTTTGACtattattcaattactaattttgagattattgtaaggtcatgaggtatgtatattgttttggatgaaatgaagtaaattaaTTATGCATAAAGTTGGCTAGCTTGtgaatgtttatttgtttttggtcatGTGCAACAATTAGCCCATAAATACGCTAGGGAAGTTCAATTAAAGTCTTACACCAATCATGGCCCAACCTAATCTCTTATAATTTTACTGCTAACCAATATTTAAAACTAGACTAAATTTATGGCAGAAATAGATAGATACAAGCATGACAAATTTAGTCACTAAGATAGGAgatcaaaatgaaactaaagcatgctaaaatggaaagccattacttcattgaataaacaagaaaagtaacgaattaatacatattcacCAATAAAATTAACCATATGAACTACTAAAAAGGACAATAAATTAATCTTAACAAATACTCAACATGAGAACAAATTAATCTTAGCACACTCAGATGCGAACTCTATCATATCATACTCaaagttaaattaaaacagaTTGACCCAAAACATTAATgagaaaaacaaaatagaaagagaagtgaAACTTTGTATTGATCATTGTGGATTTAAATTACAACCACTCAATGATCGGATAACTCTCAACTGGACTCTTCGGACCACGAAAAACTCGAGCGGCAAATTTCAACTTGCAACCTCAATCGACCTTGCAAAACTGATGATTTAGTGgctatttttggagcttttttttttgtgtgtggggggagggggggagggggaggtggTTAATGAGGGCTCAAAAGTGGTCAAGGACTGGTGTTTTTGGGGTGGTGAAGCTGCTGGATTTTTCGATAGAAAGccaaagaaagaatgacacgagtagaaattttcttatcctagaagaagaaaataaaattttctcaattccttcttccatattttttattttctctctctccCCTCTTTTTttcatcacatttctcttctatttatagaaaaaaattttgaaattttcagaattttattttttatttatttttttatttttaattaaaaagaatttccacttcccatttttcttattttttaaaacaaaataattcccaactttcctttacttttattttttaatttctcactttttttttacttttaatatatttaaaatcccacttttttacttttctttttttatttcccacttattttacttttctttttttatttcccacttattttttaatttttttttaaaaaaaaatctgatacccttacttttattttttaattccaactttattttaattttcattttttaaatttccacattcttttacttttatttttttaattttccactttctttccctttttttattaaacaatttctacttacttttaattaaaaaaaaataataattaatttttatttattttcggtttttaattcattttatttaaaaataaagataaaaataataataaaataatactaatagcaataattgaccttttaaattatatatatatatataaaagtgtaacaaagctaaaaaatatatattaaattctgaaaatatttacatagtagaaggtgataaaaatttaaatatagtcaaaaattaggtgctcacagctgcccctctttgcttggaaacatgaagagttttcaggcaaagactaggtgagccacgtgactaatttttgaccaaaccattattcaaaaggaaaagaaataaaagatagggtgcaaccgagtcctacCATCTGGTTCTTCATTCACATAGAAAGCAATAGGCATGTTGATTCTTGATTTCTATCTAGATGGGGTCGATGTAGTTCTTGTTtggatgctgaatcatagatgataAGGTTGCAAAGGGCGTCGACGAACTCGTTCTGAATTCTGGGGACGTGCTTGAACTCAATCTTTGTGTGAACTTCTTACACAGCTCCTTCACGTAGTGTAGGTACGACAATATCTTGACATTCTTAGTGGACCATTCTCCTTGGACTTGGTGTATCAGCAAATCTAAATCTCCTATGACCAAAAGTTCTttgatgttcatgtcgactgccattctGATTCCAAggatgcatgcctcgtattcagccaCATTATTGGTACAAAGGAATCTTATATTTGCCGATGCCGGATAGTGTTGTCCAGATTCCGAAATCAGGACTGTCCCAATCCCgcctcctttgaagtttgctgctccatcaaaaaacattctccatccaGAGTATAATTTTGCAATATCTTCCCCGGCAAAGAGTACTTCTTCATCGGTGAAATATGTTGTAAGTCGTTCGTAATCCCCATCCACTGGATTCTCGGCGAGGTGGTAGGCTAAAGCTTGTCCTTCGATAGCCTTTTGagttatgtacacaatgtcaaattcgctGAGGAGATTTTTCCACTTAGCTAGCTTTCCGGTAGGCATTGGCTTCTAAAAACATGTATTTGAGTGGGTCGAGCCGAGATATCAGATGCGTAGTGTATGCCGACATGTAATGTCATTGCTTCTGGGTAatccaagttagagcacaacaagtgcattctatTAAAGTAACTTGTCCTCGCATGGTTGAACTTCTTGCTTAAGTAGTTGATGGCCTTCTCCTTTCTCCTAGTTTCATTAGGCTGCCCCAACACACAGCCGAAGGCATTGTCCAGGACTGACAAATAGAGCAACAATGGTTTCCCTGGTTTAGTGGGAACCAACACTAGCAGGTTTTAAAGATACtctttgattctgtcgaaggctttctgtCACTCCTCTGTCCATTTCATGGCAACATCCTTCTTTAGCAGCTTAAAAATGGATTCACAGATTACAGTGGACTgggctatgaagcgactgatgtaattcaatcttcccaggaaactcatgaCATCTTTCTTGCTCTTTGGTTGTGGTAATtcctggatggctttgatttttgatgggtctagttCTATCCTTTTTCCGGCTTACAATTAAACCCAATAGTTTTCCAGTAAGGACTCCGAACATGGACTTTGCTGGATTCaccttcaaattgtacctttgtAAGTGTTCAAAATATTTCTTCAGGTCGTCCAAGTGTTCTGAACTCTTTCGAGATTTTATAATgatatcatccacatacacttTAATCTCTTTATGAATCATATCGTAAAAagggttgtcatggccctcatgtaggtggcgccCGCGTTCTTGAGGCCGAACGGCATAAACCTATAACAGTAGACTccccaaggtgtggtgaaagCTGTCTTCTTTGTGTCTTCCTCATGCATTAAGATTTGATTGTATCCAGCTAAACAATCCACAATCGACTGCACATAATGCTCTGCACAGTTGTCGATgaggatgtggatatttggcaaggGAAAATCATCCTTTAGGCTAGCTTTGTTACGATCCTAGTAATCTACACATATTTTGATCTTTAcgtccttttttggcactgggaCGATGTTTCCCAACTAGCTTGGATAGTTGCTACATTTGCTTCTATCTGTTTGGTCAGCTCTTCCTTTATTCTCAAACTTAAATCAGGTTCGAACTTCCTGGGCTTCTTCTTGACCGGCGGTCTGGTAGGGTCAGTGGGTAGTCGATGCGAGACAATATCGGTGCTTAATACTGTCATGTTATCATAGGACCATGCGAACAGCTCGACGTACTTCCAGAGGAGCTCAATCATTTTTTTCCTTCTGCTTGGCTtctaggtgaatgctgattctgGTTTCTTTCGCGTCTTCTTCACTTCCAAGATTGACTACTTCCATTTCTTCAAGATTGGGCTTCTTCTACCTCTCCAGCTGTTTGATCTCCTGTGGGAGATTGTCTGGCATTATACTCTCGTCATATTCCTCGTAATTCGGGTCTTTGTGCTCAGCGGTTTCGTTACATGTCATAATCGTGCAACGCAGTTTTATATCAGTTTGGTTACTAGAAAGAAAAACTAATTATAAATAATGCAGTAAAATAGAGTTCCAATTTTTAGGAAGatgattctttttatttcatcaaaagaggaATGTCTTAAGAGTTCACAAGAgtcaaatgacaaaaaggtacagACACGGCACATGTTTCAATTGACCGTGCTCttttaaaagaaaacttttatatTTCCATACTTCCAAGACTCCCGGCGAACCAAAGATGAACTGGATGTCCAATTCTGTAGCTCGTCCCCTTGTTCAACATCCCTAATAGTAGGT
The sequence above is drawn from the Nicotiana tabacum cultivar K326 chromosome 13, ASM71507v2, whole genome shotgun sequence genome and encodes:
- the LOC142168144 gene encoding uncharacterized protein LOC142168144 encodes the protein MPTGKLAKWKNLLSEFDIVYITQKAIEGQALAYHLAENPVDGDYERLTTYFTDEEVLFAGEDIAKLYSGWRMFFDGAANFKGGGIGTVLISESGQHYPASANIRFLCTNNVAEYEACILGIRMAVDMNIKELLVIGDLDLLIHQVQGEWSTKNVKILSYLHYVKELCKKFTQRLSSSTSPEFRTSSSTPFATLSSMIQHPNKNYIDPI